A genomic window from Quercus lobata isolate SW786 chromosome 10, ValleyOak3.0 Primary Assembly, whole genome shotgun sequence includes:
- the LOC115963555 gene encoding TMV resistance protein N-like has product MALVINEGASSSSFTHQPEKFDVFLSFRGEDTRYGFISHLYEALRKRGIHTFIDDKLPRGAKISTQLFKTIEKSTMSIIIFSENYATSTWCLDELAKIVECKKNSELMIPVFYKVNPSEIRKQNGKFGDALAEHEKNMDNKKVQRWRNALQEVANISGRHYNNSCNEFDFIQRIVEDISKLKLNRPSLFVAQYPSLFVAQYLVGIDNRIKTILSDIESNDAHMIVIYGLGGIGKTTITKEIFNRICSRFEGFCYLENVREKSGTNDGVIKLQEELLFVILGDKNLKVGNKSRGINMIKERLSVMRILLVLDDVDKRVQIENLLGGCDWFASRSKIIITTRDKHLEATLGKCFSTHEVKELNQGEALELFSRHAFQSKEPKEDYSELANQVIQYAQGLPLALVVMGANLSGRTKLEWKSAIDKYERIPNKEIQNVLKISYDGLDENEQDIFLDVACFFKGFLMKYVMDILDSCDLYPSYGIVKLIDKCLITVDQYGKLSMHNLLQQMGKDIVRQESPKLGERSRLWCYEDVLDVLTKNTGSEKVRGIMICAPEPSKIQLESKCLEKMENLKFLMASNVDTCGDLKYLPNGLRVLDWPGFPSSSLPSNFHPPILVVLNMPESHLILPKLLERTQCKSLTYMNLQSSQCIRELPDLSISTPNIKQLNFCKCINLVKVHDSVGCLEKLESLDLTGCIGLKILPSCITMKSLKILILYKCKRVKRFPNISQEMENLKFLSLACTAIRELPSSFRNLSGLERLDIGSYSSTCHLPSSIYELPHLHKLFIYGSVQFPKDVQIGIQALCNSYGGFSKYGFLKLNFLKKLTSCFHLSKNWLLSRRKTSNLKDNIMRFNGLRYLLIEDSKFLKEIPELPESIRSVHASNCISLNSQSIRNLFDQFGRILDFPPNMICSREKGNILANSHSHQIDYSSKHSFSKFILIEKELRPTPEMYLFDFGVRYSITVPERNIPEWFNHQSIESSILFRIGPKFPTFAFCIAFHLVPLKDSYANKCGSLRDDRISWFCAVDISINGQAQSFMQHPLFHFQYLKCDHLWFYAVPHSQLQQKFGDLLQGDQNRVEISCKISHWTSEFGKFAPVIAGMGAHVKCICPPQNSIIIHNNSQNVDDNSENIEFAPLLHPATTSDGSHMNHVSLNGRRRRRRRTSTSSNR; this is encoded by the exons ATGGCTCTTGTGATCAACGAAGGAGCCTCATCTTCATCTTTCACCCACCAACCTGAAAAATTTGATGTATTCTTGAGTTTCAGAGGTGAAGATACCCGTTATGGTTTTATTAGTCATTTATATGAGGCTTTGCGTAAGAGGGGTATTCACACCTTCATTGATGATAAGCTCCCAAGGGGAGCAAAAATTTCTACACAGCTTTTCAAAACCATTGAGAAGTCAACAATGTCAATAATCATATTTTCTGAAAACTATGCAACCTCCACTTGGTGTTTGGATGAGCTTGCCAAGATTGTTGAGTGTAAGAAAAATAGTGAGTTAATGATACCGGTTTTTTACAAGGTGAACCCATCAGAAATACGCAAGCAAAATGGAAAATTCGGGGATGCTCTAGCTGAACATGAAAAAAACATGGACAACAAGAAAGTACAAAGATGGAGAAACGCTCTCCAAGAAGTAGCTAATATATCTGGTCGGCATTATAATAATAG TTGCAATGAGTTCGACTTTATCCAAAGAATTGTTGAAGACATTTCAAAGTTGAAATTAAATCGCCCATCATTATTTGTTGCTCAATACCCATCATTATTTGTTGCTCAATACCTTGTTGGAATAGATAATCGTATAAAGACCATTCTTTCGGATATTGAGTCAAATGATGCTCACATGATAGTGATCTATGGTCTTGGTGGAATAGGTAAAACTACAATCACAAAAGagatttttaatagaatttgcaGTCGTTTTGAAGGATTTTGTTATCTAGAAAATGTTAGAGAAAAATCGGGCACAAATGATGGTGTAATTAAACTACAAGAGGAACTTCTTTTTGTTATCTTAGGGGATAAAAATTTAAAGGTGGGTAACAAATCTAGAGGGATCAATATGATAAAGGAAAGACTTTCTGTAATGAGGATCCTTTTagttcttgatgatgtggataAAAGGGTCCAGATAGAAAATTTGCTTGGAGGATGTGATTGGTTTGCTTCTAGAAGCAAAATCATTATAACAACAAGAGACAAACACTTGGAAGCTACGCttggaaaatgtttttcaaCGCACGAGGTTAAGGAATTAAATCAAGGTGAAGCTCTTGAGCTCTTTAGTAGGCATGCCTTCCAAAGTAAAGAACCCAAAGAAGATTATTCGGAGCTTGCAAACCAAGTTATACAATATGCCCAGGGACTTCCTTTAGCTCTAGTAGTAATGGGTGCTAATTTGAGTGGAAGAACTAAACTTGAATGGAAAAGTGCAATAGATAAGTATGAAAGAATTCCCaacaaagaaattcaaaacGTATTGAAAATAAGTTATGACGGGTTGGATGAAAATGAACAAGATATTTTCCTTGATGTTGCATGTTTCTTTAAGGGATTTCTTATGAAGTATGTCATGGATATATTGGATTCTTGCGATTTATATCCATCATATGGGATTGTAAAACTTATTGATAAGTGCCTAATAACTGTTGATCAATATGGCAAATTGTCAATGCATAACTTGCTACAACAAATGGGTAAGGACATTGTTCGACAGGAATCACCAAAACTTGGAGAGCGTAGTAGACTATGGTGTTATGAGGATGTTCTTGATGTACTAACTAAAAATACG GGGTCGGAAAAGGTTCGAGGCATAATGATATGTGCACCTGAACCATCAAagattcaattagagtctaaatGTCTTGAAAAGATGGAAAATCTCAAGTTTCTTATGGCTAGTAATGTAGATACTTGTGGAGATCTTAAATATCTTCCCAACGGATTAAGGGTGCTTGATTGGCCTGGAtttccttcatcttccttaCCATCCAATTTTCATCCTCCAATACTCGTTGTTCTTAACATGCCAGAAAGTCATCTTATATTGCCCAAGCTTCTCGag AGGACACAGTGTAAAAGCTTGACATATATGAATTTGCAATCCAGCCAATGCATTAGGGAATTACCCGACTTATCGATTTCCACCCCAAACATAAAGCAATTGAATTTCTGTAAATGTATAAATTTAGTCAAGGTTCATGACTCTGTTGGATGTCTTGAAAAGCTTGAAAGTTTGGACCTCACGGGTTGCATTGGACTAAAAATTCTTCCAAGCTGCATCACAATGAaatctcttaaaattttaattctttataaatGCAAAAGGGTTAAGAGGTTTCCTAATATTTCACaagaaatggaaaatttaaagTTTCTAAGTCTGGCATGCACTGCCATTAGAGAGCTTCCTTCATCATTTAGGAATCTTTCTGGGCTTGAGAGATTAGATATAGGTTCCTATTCCAGTACGTGTCATCTTCCAAGTAGCATCTATGAATTGCCACATCTTCATAAACTCTTTATTTATGGTAGTGTCCAATTTCCAAAGGATGTCCAGATTGGCATACAAGCACTATGCAATTCTTATggtggattttcaaaatatggtTTTCTGAAgttgaattttctaaaaaaattgacttCTTGTTTCCACCTCTCAAAGAACTGGTTATTATCAAGGAGAAAAACTTCGAACCTTAAAGATAACATTATGAGATTCAATGGATTACGTTATCTTCTAATTGAGGATTCTAAGTTCCTTAAGGAAATTCCAGAGCTTCCGGAAAGTATAAGATCGGTGCATGCATCAAACTGCATCTCATTGAATTCGCAATCAATAAGAAATTTATTCGATCAG TTTGGAAGAATTTTAGATTTTCCACCAAATATGATATGTTCACGTGAGAAAGGCAACATATTAGCGAATTCACATTCACATCAGATTGATTACTCTTCCAAGCACTCCTTCTCCAAGTTCATCCTAATTGAAAAAGAGTTACGTCCAACTCCAGAAATGTATCTGTTTGATTTTGGAGTGAGATATAGTATTACAGTACCAGAAAGGAATATTCCAGAGTGGTTCAACCATCAAAGCATTGAAAGTTCCATATTATTCCGGATTGGTCCAAAATTTCCAACATTTGCCTTTTGTATTGCTTTTCATCTAGTTCCGTTGAAAGACAGTTATGCGAATAAGTGCGGTTCTCTCCGTGATGATAGAATCAGTTGGTTTTGTGCTGTTGACATTTCCATCAATGGTCAAGCGCAATCTTTCATGCAGCATCCGCTCTTTCACTTTCAGTATCTGAAGTGTGATCATTTGTGGTTTTACGCTGTACCTCATAGCCAATTGCAGCAGAAATTTGGAGACTTGTTGCAAGGTGATCAAAATCGTGTTGAGATTTCATGTAAAATCTCTCACTGGACAAGTGAATTCGGAAAGTTTGCACCTGTCATTGCAGGGATGGGGGCACATGTGAAATGCATTTGTCCTCCTCAAAATTCCATTATCATCCATAACAACTCTCAAAATGTTGATGACAACTCTGAGAACATTGAGTTCGCACCGTTACTACATCCTGCCACCACTTCCGATGGTTCACATATGAATCATGTGAGTCTCAACGGACGCAGACGCAGACGCAGGAGAACCTCAACCTCCTCTAATCGCTGA